The following coding sequences lie in one Phragmites australis chromosome 8, lpPhrAust1.1, whole genome shotgun sequence genomic window:
- the LOC133927026 gene encoding zinc finger A20 and AN1 domain-containing stress-associated protein 8-like: MEHKETGYGCQAPEGPILCINNCGFFGSAATMNMCSKCHKEMIMKQEQAKLAASSIDSIVNGNDAVKEPVVAGNAAVAVAQVEVQTLNVQPFDVAGPSEGVAIIPKWKEGPNRCSTCRKRVGLTGFNCRCGNLYCAVHRYSDKHDCKFDYRTAARDAIAKANPVVKAEKLEKI; the protein is encoded by the coding sequence ATGGAGCACAAGGAGACTGGATACGGATGCCAGGCCCCTGAGGGACCCATACTTTGCATCAATAACTGTGGCTTCTTCGGCAGTGCGGCTACCATGAACATGTGCTCCAAGTGCCACAAGGAGATGATAATGAAGCAGGAGCAGGCCAAGCTGGCTGCCTCCTCTATCGACAGCATCGTCAATGGTAACGATGCTGTGAAGGAACCAGTTGTTGCTGGCAACGCAGCGGTAGCTGTTGCTCAAGTTGAGGTGCAAACACTCAATGTCCAGCCCTTTGATGTTGCTGGTCCCAGCGAAGGGGTGGCGATTATCCCCAAATGGAAGGAAGGGCCAAACCGGTGCAGCACTTGTAGGAAGAGGGTTGGGCTTACGGGATTCAACTGCCGGTGTGGGAACTTGTATTGTGCAGTCCACCGCTACTCTGACAAGCATGACTGCAAGTTCGACTATCGAACTGCGGCTAGGGATGCCATTGCCAAGGCTAACCCAGTGGTGAAGGCGGAAAAGCTTGAGAAGATCTAG